The following proteins are encoded in a genomic region of Paenibacillus sp. FSL H3-0469:
- a CDS encoding alginate lyase family protein, with amino-acid sequence MNYKDLRHNPAYTKPQLTAGEFLSTRLDLTRPELASVAAKLDLGDIAGARDAYLEVIAAGNNGRYYFDVKDVPGLRAYAASHYSGEEEAQQDIAEADRIVEGDIPLFKGKRVLFRHGSYDWNSWLFDSSQYQLHLTRFVYVKRLSRAYALTGDDKYAKCFNDMISHFIDDNPMPVDGTFRAEHSTWDPLSAGVRMFMLPEAFITFFGSPAFRAEVKLKLIQSFQQHGEYVRKYHASGGNHVCMQLRGLTQTALLLPELKDSAAWLEYAGRKLPGYILENVYPDGVQFEGSPNYHLIVMRELYELVVLYQKLGIDAGEYRETLEKMYVVTMHLLAPDGQLVKFGDTDVQVVSELRNVMSLGAYLYQRGDFKALGHERLPFSLLWRVGPEAASEYDQLKAAEPAETAACFPAGGYVTSRQGWSPNDMYMAMRAGVGIGGHAHSDALSLVLYAGGRELLADSGMGLFEWNKERKYTVSTRAHNTVVVDGQDQHVRSFHWNTPPTASCRIWDTGFNEAYDYAFASQYGYTRYEDPVVHSRKVLFVKNSYWLIVDLFEAQEEHRYEQYFHLPPGAAAYDSLSGEVVSQLEGANLLLKPLPSGLAEDRLTLEQGLIFKQGHYHESPVMKRSLTLTGGGAVVTLAVPFRTEKPQVSVERLPVRQHGELLSVQEATALRIVMGDRVDDICLYHKSVDVTSYLDHTGNIISEALLPRKTEPEGIAFAGGNYNRDVIVVSGHRE; translated from the coding sequence ATGAATTATAAAGATCTGCGGCACAATCCCGCATACACGAAGCCGCAGCTGACTGCCGGAGAATTCTTAAGCACAAGGCTGGACTTGACCAGACCGGAGCTTGCCAGTGTAGCTGCGAAGCTGGACTTAGGCGATATCGCCGGTGCACGGGATGCTTATTTAGAAGTCATTGCAGCGGGTAACAACGGGAGATATTACTTTGATGTGAAGGATGTTCCTGGGCTTAGGGCTTACGCCGCCAGCCATTACAGCGGGGAGGAGGAGGCGCAGCAGGATATTGCCGAGGCGGACCGGATTGTGGAGGGGGATATTCCCCTGTTCAAAGGGAAAAGAGTGCTCTTCCGGCACGGAAGCTATGACTGGAACAGCTGGCTGTTCGACAGCTCGCAGTATCAGCTGCATTTGACCCGGTTCGTCTATGTGAAGCGCCTGTCCAGAGCCTATGCGCTGACCGGGGATGATAAATACGCCAAATGCTTCAATGATATGATCAGCCATTTCATTGACGATAACCCTATGCCGGTGGATGGTACGTTCCGGGCGGAGCATTCGACCTGGGACCCTCTCTCGGCTGGTGTGCGGATGTTCATGCTGCCGGAAGCCTTCATTACCTTCTTCGGCTCCCCGGCCTTTAGGGCTGAGGTGAAGCTGAAGCTGATTCAGTCCTTTCAGCAGCACGGGGAGTACGTCCGTAAATATCATGCCAGCGGCGGCAACCATGTCTGCATGCAGCTCCGGGGACTGACTCAGACGGCGCTGCTTCTGCCGGAGCTGAAGGATTCCGCCGCATGGCTGGAATACGCTGGGCGTAAGCTGCCGGGATACATCCTTGAGAACGTCTACCCCGACGGGGTACAGTTCGAGGGCAGCCCGAATTATCACCTGATCGTCATGCGCGAGCTGTATGAACTGGTGGTTCTGTACCAGAAGCTCGGCATCGATGCCGGGGAATACCGGGAGACGCTGGAGAAAATGTATGTCGTCACGATGCATCTGCTGGCACCGGACGGGCAGCTGGTCAAGTTCGGCGATACCGATGTTCAGGTCGTCAGCGAGCTGCGCAACGTCATGAGCCTTGGCGCTTACCTGTACCAGCGGGGGGACTTCAAGGCGCTGGGACATGAGCGGCTGCCGTTCTCCCTGCTGTGGAGAGTGGGGCCGGAGGCTGCGTCGGAGTATGATCAGCTCAAGGCTGCAGAGCCTGCGGAGACGGCCGCCTGCTTCCCGGCAGGCGGTTATGTGACCTCGCGCCAGGGCTGGAGCCCTAACGATATGTACATGGCGATGCGGGCAGGTGTGGGGATTGGCGGGCATGCGCATTCCGATGCGCTCAGTCTGGTTCTCTACGCCGGAGGACGCGAGCTGCTGGCCGATTCGGGTATGGGCTTGTTCGAGTGGAACAAGGAACGTAAATATACAGTCTCGACCCGCGCCCATAACACTGTAGTTGTCGACGGGCAGGACCAGCATGTCCGCAGCTTCCACTGGAATACACCGCCTACGGCGAGCTGTAGAATCTGGGATACTGGGTTCAATGAAGCGTATGATTATGCCTTTGCGAGCCAGTACGGATATACCCGTTACGAAGATCCGGTGGTTCACTCCCGCAAGGTGCTGTTCGTCAAGAACAGCTATTGGCTGATCGTGGACCTCTTCGAAGCGCAGGAAGAGCACCGCTATGAGCAGTACTTCCATCTGCCGCCGGGTGCAGCGGCTTACGACTCTCTCAGCGGGGAAGTGGTCTCGCAGCTGGAGGGGGCCAATCTGCTGCTGAAGCCGCTCCCCTCCGGGCTGGCGGAGGACCGGCTGACGCTGGAGCAGGGCCTGATCTTCAAGCAGGGCCACTATCACGAGAGTCCGGTCATGAAGCGTTCCCTTACCTTGACCGGAGGCGGAGCCGTCGTTACCTTGGCCGTTCCGTTCAGAACAGAGAAGCCGCAGGTGAGTGTAGAACGGCTGCCTGTCCGGCAGCATGGGGAACTACTCTCCGTGCAGGAGGCCACCGCGCTGCGTATCGTGATGGGGGACCGGGTGGATGATATCTGCCTCTACCATAAGAGTGTCGATGTCACCAGCTACCTCGACCATACCGGCAATATTATCTCCGAAGCGCTGCTGCCCCGCAAGACGGAGCCGGAGGGCATCGCGTTTGCTGGAGGCAACTATAACCGGGATGTTATTGTCGTTAGCGGTCATAGAGAATAG
- a CDS encoding carbohydrate ABC transporter permease, with the protein MKLKATWFDTIIVVIICLISLLVILPFLYIIAVSFSPPGDSMAGNFFIWPKHWTLDAYSYLLNANTFLTSVKNSVIITVMGTVLSLFVSITLAYALSKKFLPGRRVMLLVIFFTMIFHGGMIPNYLVVKNLGLIDSYWAVVLPAASSAFNIMVIRSFFQSLPESLDEAARIDGAGEFRILYSIVLPLSKPIIATFTLFFMVQFWNEFFSAVIYLNDTTRWPIQPLLRQMVAISASNISAEAAVDASLAANLGPNVQNAAILLAMLPIVMVYPFLQKYFAKGAMLGSIKE; encoded by the coding sequence ATGAAGCTTAAGGCAACCTGGTTTGATACCATTATTGTAGTCATCATTTGCTTAATCAGCTTGCTGGTTATTCTGCCTTTTCTGTATATTATTGCGGTCTCGTTCAGTCCGCCGGGAGATTCGATGGCCGGGAATTTCTTCATCTGGCCCAAGCACTGGACACTGGACGCCTACAGCTATCTGCTGAATGCGAATACGTTCCTGACCTCCGTCAAGAACTCTGTAATTATCACGGTGATGGGCACGGTGCTCAGTCTGTTTGTCTCGATTACACTGGCTTATGCGCTGTCGAAGAAATTTCTGCCCGGACGCCGGGTCATGCTGCTGGTTATTTTCTTCACGATGATCTTTCACGGGGGCATGATTCCGAACTATCTGGTCGTCAAAAATCTGGGTCTGATCGATTCCTACTGGGCGGTAGTGCTTCCGGCAGCCTCCAGTGCCTTCAATATCATGGTCATCCGCTCGTTCTTCCAGAGCCTGCCTGAGAGTCTGGACGAAGCGGCAAGAATTGACGGGGCGGGGGAATTCCGAATTCTTTACTCGATCGTGCTGCCGCTGTCCAAGCCGATTATCGCTACGTTCACCCTGTTCTTCATGGTGCAGTTCTGGAATGAATTCTTCTCGGCGGTTATCTATCTGAATGATACGACGCGCTGGCCGATTCAACCACTCCTGCGGCAGATGGTCGCGATCAGCGCCTCCAATATCTCGGCAGAGGCGGCGGTGGATGCCTCGCTTGCGGCCAACCTTGGACCCAATGTCCAGAATGCGGCCATTCTGCTGGCGATGCTGCCCATAGTCATGGTGTACCCGTTCCTGCAGAAATATTTTGCTAAGGGTGCCATGCTGGGTTCGATTAAGGAATAG
- a CDS encoding extracellular solute-binding protein gives MNITRKLVPLVASAALMVTTLAGCGGGNNSAAGSTAAPEGSTPSGAAGKPASIKAMTILFGNPPQMTNNKALEDLEKRGNVDLNVTFVPSEAYTDKLSVAVSAGDSYDLLLMDGGKDDKFNNLVKMGAFHDLTPYLAKTKNISQIDEVVWNGAKIDGKSYGIPRPRGLYGGGEANILIRKDWLDKYNLPVPKTMDELANALAVFKEKDPAGGGKTIPFTIYGSDGVNSPGPFSGVQPIQYAFGIPNVWKLEGDKVVRDFQTPEYKAFLEWLRDSWSKGLIDKDAPVLKNQGQARSKFLAGTAGAFVGNVSDIVETNVEKLKQTDPKAEIAIVDVLEGANGQKGASVLSGYYGLWAVPSSVPEDKVQQIVDFLDFTASEENVAFSKAGVTGIHSSDFKNGVAVQTEEQKKQYELDKPNNFILENRADPYVYANSKEPDILALQKATLDTISKIGVENPFLSYNSQYASKNPDSYKKMSAVMTKYVLGEGAWEDVQKEIDAWTEGPGVQITKELLDQYKAEHSTK, from the coding sequence ATGAATATTACAAGAAAGCTTGTACCGCTTGTAGCTTCAGCGGCGTTGATGGTAACTACACTGGCGGGCTGCGGCGGCGGTAATAATTCTGCGGCAGGCAGCACAGCGGCACCGGAAGGCAGTACACCAAGCGGTGCGGCTGGCAAGCCAGCCAGCATCAAGGCCATGACCATTCTTTTCGGTAATCCGCCGCAGATGACGAACAACAAGGCGCTGGAGGATCTGGAGAAGCGCGGCAATGTAGACCTGAACGTAACCTTCGTGCCATCCGAAGCCTATACAGATAAGCTCTCTGTGGCGGTATCCGCCGGAGATTCCTATGATCTGCTGCTAATGGATGGCGGTAAGGACGATAAATTCAACAACCTGGTGAAAATGGGCGCTTTTCATGACCTGACGCCTTACCTTGCGAAGACCAAGAATATCAGCCAGATTGATGAGGTGGTCTGGAACGGTGCCAAGATTGACGGCAAATCCTACGGGATTCCCCGGCCGCGCGGTCTCTACGGCGGAGGTGAAGCCAATATCCTGATCCGCAAGGACTGGCTGGATAAGTATAATCTGCCGGTTCCGAAGACTATGGATGAGCTGGCGAATGCGCTTGCGGTGTTCAAGGAGAAGGACCCGGCGGGCGGCGGCAAAACCATTCCGTTCACAATCTACGGATCAGACGGTGTGAACAGCCCTGGACCATTCTCCGGTGTTCAACCCATTCAATATGCCTTCGGCATCCCGAATGTATGGAAGCTGGAGGGCGATAAGGTGGTCCGTGATTTCCAGACGCCTGAATACAAGGCATTCCTGGAGTGGCTGAGAGATTCGTGGAGCAAGGGCCTGATCGACAAGGATGCGCCGGTACTGAAGAACCAGGGGCAGGCACGTAGTAAGTTCCTGGCCGGTACAGCGGGTGCTTTTGTCGGGAATGTAAGTGATATTGTAGAGACCAACGTAGAGAAGCTGAAACAGACGGACCCGAAGGCCGAAATCGCGATTGTCGATGTGCTTGAAGGCGCGAACGGACAGAAGGGCGCTTCTGTACTCTCCGGGTACTACGGACTGTGGGCGGTTCCAAGCTCCGTGCCGGAGGATAAGGTGCAGCAGATTGTAGACTTCCTTGATTTCACAGCCTCCGAGGAGAATGTAGCGTTCTCCAAAGCGGGTGTCACCGGCATCCATTCCAGCGATTTCAAGAATGGGGTTGCGGTGCAGACCGAGGAGCAGAAGAAGCAATATGAGCTGGATAAGCCGAACAATTTCATCCTGGAGAACCGCGCAGATCCATATGTATACGCCAACTCCAAGGAGCCGGACATCCTGGCGCTGCAAAAGGCGACTCTAGATACGATCAGCAAGATCGGAGTGGAGAATCCGTTCCTCAGCTACAACTCACAGTACGCCAGCAAGAATCCGGACAGCTATAAGAAAATGAGTGCGGTAATGACGAAGTATGTGCTGGGCGAGGGAGCCTGGGAGGATGTGCAGAAGGAAATTGATGCCTGGACTGAGGGTCCTGGGGTGCAGATCACCAAGGAACTGCTGGACCAGTATAAAGCAGAGCATTCCACGAAGTAA
- a CDS encoding histidine kinase — MNSPFFSFLRRSFYIKMIVVMFAISVVPLIVLSFISVSVSSTTVEQQVNRLNAQLVNQVVDRIELTMTRLRELSEQYSRISSIQSALVSPSAQYFEEVVRKKDLISVLSGASAIIGNVEGLQVYSAVTGEVLSSTEAPAMLEDSPYRPLIEAYLASGRPNLFLDKHSLPELAILNSSTYYISRVPFDLYKDLKGVLLISMNNSQYQQQIENIQLGSEGSISLLTEDGLTIATTSKLEKQEDTQRVQEILKRWKELKRPDQFAAGSSIVSVKQTSTYDKWIVLSEIPSKELTASAEIIRRTVTYFLLILVCLGALCVVGFGYQLYRPLQAVKRQVDALKKGNFEARVTHFANNEIGDLGRMLNTMAVRIQDLLADLHDSEDLKRKLEIRALQSQINPHFMYNTLNTIRMFAMMKDYEKINSLMGRLVALLRYSMENFEQTVQLQQELDYLADYVGLLNMRYKCQIHLEAEIEEPLRGMMIPKLGLQPLIENSVFHGILPRKVPEGHIRVRVYRSPGGSHIIVQVEDDGKGLEEAELKKLQLHLQQEESAENIGLQNVWMRMKLLFGAETQILLTSAPGEGLTIRMLLPSGNVLIKEEHHESL, encoded by the coding sequence ATGAATTCACCCTTTTTCAGCTTTTTGCGGCGGAGCTTCTATATTAAGATGATTGTGGTCATGTTCGCCATCTCGGTGGTTCCGCTGATTGTGCTGTCCTTCATCTCTGTAAGCGTATCCAGCACGACAGTGGAGCAGCAGGTGAACCGCCTGAACGCCCAGCTCGTCAATCAGGTCGTGGACCGGATTGAATTAACCATGACCCGGCTGCGGGAGCTCAGCGAGCAATACTCGCGGATCTCGTCCATTCAGAGTGCACTGGTCTCGCCTTCGGCCCAATATTTTGAAGAGGTGGTCCGCAAAAAGGATCTGATCTCGGTGCTCAGCGGCGCCTCCGCCATCATCGGGAACGTGGAGGGACTGCAGGTCTATTCCGCCGTCACCGGAGAAGTCCTCTCCTCCACGGAAGCTCCTGCCATGCTGGAGGATTCCCCGTACCGGCCGCTGATTGAAGCGTATCTGGCTTCGGGACGGCCGAATCTTTTTCTGGACAAGCACTCGCTGCCTGAGCTGGCTATCCTTAATTCGTCTACCTATTATATCTCACGCGTTCCCTTCGACTTATATAAGGACCTGAAGGGCGTGCTGCTGATCTCCATGAACAACAGCCAATACCAGCAGCAGATCGAGAATATTCAGCTTGGGAGCGAGGGGTCCATCTCCCTGCTGACCGAAGACGGCCTGACCATTGCCACGACCAGCAAGCTGGAGAAGCAGGAGGATACGCAGCGGGTGCAGGAGATTCTAAAGCGCTGGAAGGAGCTGAAGCGCCCCGATCAGTTCGCGGCAGGCTCCTCAATAGTCTCTGTCAAACAGACCTCAACCTATGACAAATGGATCGTCCTCTCGGAGATTCCGTCCAAGGAGCTGACGGCCAGCGCTGAGATCATCCGCCGGACAGTCACTTATTTCCTGCTGATTCTGGTCTGTCTGGGGGCGCTCTGTGTGGTCGGTTTCGGGTATCAGCTCTACCGGCCTCTGCAAGCTGTGAAACGGCAGGTCGATGCTCTGAAAAAAGGGAATTTCGAGGCCCGGGTTACCCATTTCGCCAATAATGAGATCGGAGATCTGGGCCGGATGCTTAATACCATGGCTGTCCGCATTCAGGATCTGCTGGCAGACCTGCATGATTCGGAGGATCTGAAGCGCAAGCTGGAGATCCGGGCGCTGCAGTCGCAGATCAACCCCCATTTCATGTACAATACCCTCAATACGATCCGTATGTTCGCCATGATGAAGGATTATGAGAAGATCAACTCCCTGATGGGACGGCTGGTGGCCCTGCTGCGGTATTCGATGGAGAATTTCGAGCAGACGGTGCAGCTCCAGCAGGAGCTTGATTATCTGGCGGATTATGTCGGGCTGCTGAATATGCGCTACAAATGCCAGATTCACCTGGAGGCTGAGATTGAGGAGCCGCTGCGGGGCATGATGATTCCGAAGCTGGGTCTGCAGCCGCTGATTGAGAACTCCGTATTCCACGGCATTCTCCCGCGCAAGGTACCGGAAGGGCATATCCGTGTGCGCGTATACAGAAGTCCCGGCGGGAGCCATATTATTGTACAAGTGGAGGACGACGGGAAGGGTCTGGAAGAGGCTGAGCTGAAGAAACTGCAGCTTCATCTCCAGCAGGAAGAGTCTGCCGAGAACATCGGACTGCAGAATGTATGGATGCGTATGAAGCTGCTGTTCGGGGCGGAGACACAGATCCTGCTCACAAGCGCTCCGGGCGAAGGCTTGACCATCCGCATGCTGCTGCCGTCCGGGAACGTCCTGATTAAGGAGGAACATCATGAATCACTATAG
- a CDS encoding ABC transporter substrate-binding protein — MLSTIQQTAFRLERLFFSSVHSYFGRFAEGESLPRRILHHHALCYVTEGKGQIILNGRLLTANKGDFFLLLPETSVEGKALTTEPLRYMIIFFSCIQLRKNRRQQQLHPPEFPISGKLEASAHPQAAEITSQMASFHRTRDPEDIMHAKHRLQLLLAMLLQPSKRIVQDKAVGMDIVLAHMKNNYNQELKVGQLALMAGLSTNHFIRAFKQLTEKTPMTYLLEERIKRAKQLLFSSERVKQIAKEVGYKDEHYFSRVFKKSEGVAPAGYLKNNHIRIAVLYYGLDDYLMTLGLTPVAALSYRERVSRNYSLPHSGIQEQGIVRLNGSRLNYEELARLKPDLIIGSDRLLPGELLESIAPTVVLKHTDNVEQQLSRLSRILGREQQADDWMNRYAEQKHLLRSQLEAQDVLPTVSFIRVSSEFYRLYGASNQTGTLLYQDLGLSPPLSTPEQTEAMDFEIHELPGYNPGTIFLAADPTLESRQRLEALLSSREWSSLDAVKQSRVFDAGDLLFKTLGPSGRKWAMSYVASRISRPADRIIHANTGL; from the coding sequence ATGTTATCCACAATACAGCAGACAGCATTCAGGCTGGAGCGCTTGTTTTTTTCAAGCGTACACAGCTATTTCGGAAGATTTGCAGAGGGGGAGTCTTTGCCCCGAAGGATCCTTCACCATCATGCTTTGTGTTATGTTACAGAAGGTAAAGGGCAGATTATCCTAAACGGGAGGCTGCTTACGGCGAATAAAGGAGACTTCTTTTTGTTGTTGCCCGAAACTTCGGTGGAAGGCAAAGCGCTGACGACAGAACCGCTGCGTTATATGATCATTTTCTTCTCCTGTATCCAGCTTCGTAAAAATCGCAGGCAACAGCAGCTCCACCCTCCGGAATTTCCAATTAGCGGGAAGCTTGAAGCTTCCGCCCATCCACAGGCTGCAGAGATCACCAGCCAAATGGCCTCCTTTCACCGTACCCGTGACCCGGAGGATATCATGCACGCCAAACACCGGCTGCAGCTGCTGCTCGCGATGCTCCTTCAACCAAGTAAGCGTATTGTGCAGGACAAGGCTGTAGGGATGGACATTGTGCTTGCCCACATGAAGAACAACTACAACCAAGAGCTTAAAGTTGGGCAACTGGCTCTAATGGCGGGCTTAAGCACCAATCATTTTATCAGAGCGTTCAAGCAGCTTACAGAAAAGACACCTATGACTTATTTACTGGAGGAGCGGATAAAAAGAGCCAAGCAGCTGTTGTTCTCTTCTGAACGGGTCAAACAGATCGCCAAGGAAGTGGGCTATAAGGACGAGCATTATTTTAGCCGGGTGTTCAAAAAATCGGAAGGCGTGGCACCGGCAGGCTACCTCAAAAATAATCATATCCGTATTGCTGTTCTCTACTATGGTCTGGACGATTACCTGATGACACTTGGATTGACGCCAGTGGCTGCGCTGTCTTACCGGGAGCGGGTATCAAGAAATTACAGCCTCCCCCACTCCGGTATACAGGAGCAGGGCATTGTCCGCCTGAACGGTTCCCGGTTGAATTACGAGGAGCTGGCACGTCTGAAGCCTGATCTGATTATTGGGAGCGACCGCCTGTTACCAGGAGAGTTGCTGGAGTCCATCGCACCGACGGTTGTTCTTAAGCATACCGATAATGTGGAGCAGCAGTTGTCAAGGTTGTCCCGCATTCTGGGCAGAGAGCAGCAGGCAGATGACTGGATGAACCGCTACGCAGAGCAAAAGCACCTCCTTAGATCACAGCTGGAGGCACAGGATGTGCTGCCCACCGTTTCTTTTATCAGAGTCAGCTCTGAATTCTACCGCTTGTACGGCGCCTCTAATCAGACAGGAACTCTGCTATACCAGGATCTTGGACTGAGTCCGCCCCTCTCAACCCCTGAGCAGACTGAAGCAATGGATTTCGAGATTCATGAGCTTCCCGGGTATAACCCGGGAACCATCTTTTTGGCTGCGGACCCTACCCTGGAATCGAGACAACGTCTGGAAGCACTGCTCTCGTCCAGAGAATGGTCTTCACTGGATGCAGTGAAGCAATCCCGGGTGTTCGATGCCGGAGATCTGTTGTTCAAAACACTCGGACCCTCCGGCAGAAAGTGGGCCATGTCGTATGTTGCATCCCGGATTAGCAGGCCGGCCGATAGAATTATCCACGCCAACACAGGGTTATAA
- a CDS encoding iron-siderophore ABC transporter substrate-binding protein, whose protein sequence is MKQMKSFQFLLLAVLLLILAACSNGTGQPASEEPRPSASQTSGQGAAEPGTRTIAHLKGEAVIPAKIEKIVVLSAEYIDHLLTIGEKPSGVNTEVRYGGEYLPYMADKLQGVQTVGSADNPNLEAITLLDPDVILIESRTAENKYEQLNKIAPTIVLGNEWLDYGDDTSFWTKDLLTIAEMYDKTDLAKEKIAELEQKTLQASEKIKALDNKKLAYLRVREKTLQLYAQQGHPTNALLYQDLGFEPAALTPEEQRADLSLEKIPELGADFIVLEVDSNAGDFLDNMQASPLWKNIPAVQGGKVHETDSFWLFKGWGVIGRGEIIDEIMAWLGK, encoded by the coding sequence ATGAAGCAAATGAAATCCTTCCAGTTCCTGCTCCTTGCCGTGCTGCTGCTGATCCTGGCTGCGTGCAGCAACGGAACAGGTCAACCGGCTTCTGAAGAACCGCGTCCCTCCGCCTCCCAAACCAGCGGTCAGGGGGCTGCGGAACCGGGCACACGCACGATTGCCCACCTTAAGGGAGAAGCTGTGATTCCGGCCAAAATTGAAAAAATCGTTGTTCTCTCGGCAGAGTACATAGATCATCTGTTGACTATCGGAGAGAAGCCCTCCGGTGTGAACACCGAGGTCCGGTACGGAGGAGAGTATCTTCCCTATATGGCTGACAAGCTGCAGGGGGTACAAACCGTAGGTTCGGCGGATAATCCCAACCTTGAGGCCATTACCTTGCTTGATCCGGATGTGATTCTTATTGAGAGCCGGACGGCCGAGAATAAGTATGAGCAACTGAACAAAATCGCCCCTACCATCGTTCTTGGAAATGAATGGCTTGATTATGGCGACGATACTTCCTTTTGGACCAAGGATCTGCTAACCATTGCGGAGATGTATGACAAAACGGACCTGGCGAAGGAAAAAATTGCTGAACTGGAACAGAAAACGCTCCAGGCCAGCGAGAAAATCAAAGCGCTGGACAACAAAAAACTCGCCTACCTCCGTGTGCGGGAGAAGACACTCCAATTGTACGCACAGCAAGGTCATCCAACCAATGCATTACTCTATCAGGATCTCGGGTTCGAACCTGCCGCACTTACGCCGGAAGAGCAAAGAGCAGATTTATCCTTGGAGAAAATACCGGAGCTGGGGGCAGACTTTATCGTCCTTGAGGTGGATTCCAATGCCGGAGATTTCCTGGACAACATGCAGGCCAGCCCGCTCTGGAAGAACATCCCTGCCGTACAGGGAGGAAAGGTTCATGAGACCGATTCCTTCTGGCTCTTTAAGGGCTGGGGAGTGATCGGCCGGGGTGAAATTATTGATGAAATCATGGCATGGCTGGGGAAATGA
- a CDS encoding ABC transporter permease subunit, with amino-acid sequence MQRALRPKRFHQLWPFYLLAAPGILYFLTFHYIPMTGLILAFKEYSPFKGMMDSPWVGLDNFRQFFGTSDFYMLLKNTLLISLLNLIIYFPFTIFLSLLLNEVRLKVFKRVSQTIVYLPHFLSWVVIYGITISFFGPSGVINHYLGQWFDGSANFLVSNEWFRPLVIFQSIWKDAGWGTIIFLAALAGINPEQYEAAKVDGASRLQSIWHITLPGIKGTIVILLLLRLGSSMDSNFMQIFLMTNSLNLDVSNVFDLFVYHVGLEQFNYSFAITVGMFKSVASLILVLGANYAAKLLGEEGIF; translated from the coding sequence GTGCAGAGAGCTTTACGCCCCAAACGGTTTCATCAGCTATGGCCCTTTTATTTACTGGCAGCACCGGGTATTCTCTACTTTCTCACCTTTCATTATATCCCGATGACAGGACTCATTCTGGCCTTCAAGGAATACAGCCCGTTCAAGGGCATGATGGACAGTCCCTGGGTGGGGCTGGATAATTTCAGACAGTTTTTCGGAACCTCCGATTTCTATATGTTGCTGAAAAATACGCTGCTGATCAGTCTGCTGAATCTGATCATTTATTTTCCTTTCACTATCTTTCTCTCGCTGCTTCTGAATGAAGTGCGGCTCAAGGTGTTCAAGCGTGTCTCGCAGACCATCGTGTATCTGCCCCATTTTCTCTCCTGGGTCGTGATTTACGGGATTACGATTTCCTTCTTCGGGCCTTCGGGGGTCATTAACCATTACCTCGGCCAGTGGTTCGACGGCAGTGCAAATTTCCTGGTAAGCAACGAATGGTTCCGGCCGCTCGTCATCTTCCAGTCCATCTGGAAGGATGCGGGATGGGGTACGATTATCTTCCTGGCGGCACTGGCGGGGATTAACCCTGAGCAGTATGAAGCAGCCAAGGTGGATGGAGCAAGCCGCCTGCAGAGCATCTGGCATATCACGCTCCCCGGCATCAAGGGAACCATTGTGATTCTGCTGCTGCTCCGTCTGGGCTCCTCTATGGACTCCAACTTCATGCAGATCTTCCTGATGACCAATAGCCTTAACCTGGATGTCTCCAATGTCTTCGATCTGTTCGTCTACCATGTCGGTCTGGAGCAATTCAATTACAGCTTCGCGATTACCGTAGGCATGTTCAAATCCGTTGCCAGTCTGATCCTGGTCCTCGGGGCCAATTATGCGGCGAAGCTGCTGGGTGAGGAAGGCATATTCTAG